The following coding sequences are from one Eublepharis macularius isolate TG4126 chromosome 19, MPM_Emac_v1.0, whole genome shotgun sequence window:
- the LOC129346156 gene encoding ceramide kinase-like: protein MGETFLRCPLRTPRGRCLVSLPPGGEFLVGTPELVGRPGDQGFCILVQEMVAVRLGVASGTEGDSSPAGDENHFTVFFIQREKEERWSLGSLEFTAPASSDLAIRWVTALEIWIYHHGVTRPKSLLVFINPAGGRKKAVETYQGQVASLFALAGIHAHVIETSRANEARDYILHQDLCGFDGLVSVGGDGTFNEVMHALIERTQRKAGISEEDTDTELLPPHLRIGIIPAGSTDCVCFATVGTNDPVTSALHIIIGDSQPLDVCSIRHHGKLLRYSVSLVGYGFYGDVVSASEKHRWMGPVRYTYAGVKAVLSNRSYEGTVEFQVARLEETSPRDQTRCRSGCLVCSESSKYLLAGNEEKQLSESEGCTDGEWQRVQGRFLAINVTSMSSACPKSPEGLSPCAHLADGTADLILVHECSMLSFLRHLTRHTNRSDQFDLPFVSVYRVKAVRFTTSKVEDCEDGELPAQARKGLCWGTCQGESPLSCWTCDGETLSHADVSIRVHGQLIHLFARGIEQAPRML from the exons ATCAAGGCTTCTGCATTCTGGTCCAGGAGATGGTTGCTGTGAGGCTTGGAGTAGCCAGTGGTACAGAGGGGGACTCGAGTCCTGCTGGGGATGAAAACCATTTCACAG TGTTTTTCATCCAGCGAGAGAAGGAAGAGCGCTGGAGCCTGGGAAGCCTGGAGTTCACTGCCCCAGCCTCGTCTGACTTGGCCATTCGCTGGGTCACAGCCTTAGAGATCTGGATCTACCACCATG GTGTCACAAGGCCCAAGAGCCTTCTTGTCTTCATCAATCCAGCTGGGGGACGCAAGAAGGCCGTGGAAACCTACCAAGGCCAGGTGGCCTCCCTTTTTGCCTTGGCCGGGATCCATGCCCACGTCATAG AGACCAGCCGAGCAAATGAGGCCCGCGACTACATTCTGCATCAAGACCTCTGCGGCTTTGATGG GCTGGTGAGTGTCGGAGGGGATGGCACCTTCAACGAGGTGATGCACGCCTTGATCGAGCGGACGCAGCGCAAGGCAGGGATCTCGGAAGAGGATACAGACACAGAGCTCTTGCCACCACACCTTCGTATTGGCATCATACCTGCAG GCTCTACGGACTGTGTCTGCTTTGCAACAGTGGGAACAAATGACCCCGTCACCTCCGCTCTGCACATCATTATAG GGGACAGCCAGCCCCTGGACGTCTGCAGCATCCGGCATCATGGGAAGCTGCTCCGCTACTCCGTTTCCCTGGTGGGTTATGGATTTTACGGTGATGTTGTGAGCGCCAGTGAAAAGCACCGCTGGATGGGGCCAGTGCGCTACACCTATGCAG GAGTCAAGGCCGTGCTGAGCAATCGTAGCTATGAAGGCACAGTGGAATTCCAAGTGGCAAGGCTGGAGGAGACCAGTCCACGGGACCAGACACGCTGCCGGTCAGG gTGCCTGGTCTGTTCAGAGTCGAGCAAATACCTCCTGGCTGGAAACGAAGAAAAGCAGCTCTCGGAGTCAGAGGGATGCACAG ATGGTGAATGGCAGCGAGTTCAAGGCCGTTTCCTAGCCATCAATGTGACTTCCATGAGCAGCGCCTGCCCCAAGAGCCCAGAGGGTTTATCCCCCTGCGCCCATCTGGCCGATGGAACTGCCGACCTCATCCTGGTGCATGAATGTTCCATGCTGTCTTTCCTGCGACACTTGACAAGGCACACCAACCGCTCAGACCAG TTCGACTTGCCCTTTGTGAGCGTGTACCGGGTCAAAGCCGTTCGTTTCACCACCTCAAAAGTGGAAGATTGCGAGGATGGAGAGCTGCCTGCACAGGCCCGGAAGGGGCTGTGCTGGGGGACCTGTCAAGGGGAATCCCCGCTCAGCTGCTGGACCTGCGACGGAGAGACCTTGAGCCACGCCGACGTCAGTATTCG AGTCCATGGGCAGCTCATCCATCTCTTTGCCCGGGGCATTGAGCAGGCACCTCGCATGCTCTAG